In Campylobacter concisus, a genomic segment contains:
- a CDS encoding NADH-quinone oxidoreductase subunit I → MSVKITDICISCGSCIDECPVSAIVDDSDNPTGADTYYVYSNKCVECVGYNDEPACASACPTDGCIVWDAVVAGQPSRDQIGADARNGSIPVIQ, encoded by the coding sequence ATGTCTGTAAAAATAACTGATATATGCATAAGCTGTGGCTCATGTATTGATGAATGCCCGGTTTCAGCTATCGTTGATGATAGCGACAACCCAACTGGAGCAGATACATATTATGTTTATTCAAATAAATGCGTTGAGTGCGTAGGCTATAACGATGAGCCAGCCTGTGCATCTGCCTGTCCAACTGACGGTTGTATCGTATGGGACGCTGTTGTAGCAGGACAACCTTCGCGCGATCAGATCGGTGCTGATGCACGTAATGGCTCTATTCCAGTTATTCAATAA
- the uvrA gene encoding excinuclease ABC subunit UvrA, which translates to MNDIIEITGAREHNLKNINLKIPKNKLVVFTGLSGSGKSTLAFDTLYAEGQRRYMESLSSYARQFLDRVGKPDVDKIEGLTPAIAIDQKTTSKNPRSTVGTITEIYDYLRLLYARVGVQHCHKCGKPISKMSASDIINEISKLPLGAKVIIYAPLVREKKGTWADLIENLRQKGFVRAQIDGVVVRLDEEIELAKTKKHTIKVIVDRIAIDEQNHERLASDVEKALNESFGEVEIEIANADELGLKESFIHYSEHMACFDCKISFTPLEPLSFSFNSPKGACEHCDGLGIRYSLDMSKIIDEEKSIENGAIKLLYGYNMSYYYKFLLAFCEQNGIDIKKPYYELSEDEKRLVLYGNVKDVEFFWKRNKLLRKFDGVVKISHGLLKDYKDFDEYMSEKICDACNGHRLKPQSLAVKVAGLGLGEILDMSIENCTAFFSNEKNFAYLSDYDKAIAKPILKEINERLFFLYDVGLGYLSLGRDARTISGGEAQRIRIASQIGSGLSGVMYVLDEPSIGLHERDTLKLIKTLRNLQAKGNSVIVVEHDKKTIEEADYIVDIGPGAGKFGGNVVFAGTAKELLSSDTQTALYINGKKKIDYQKNRKAEKWLEISNVNINNISNLTAKFPLRNLVGITGVSGSGKSSLVLQTLLPEAQEQLNRAKKVKKIAGVNLSGLENLDKVIYLDQSPIGRTPRSNPATYTGVMDEIRNLFAQTKEAKLRGYKIGRFSFNVKGGRCEKCQGEGEITIEMHFLPDINVVCDVCNGARYNAQTLEILYKGKNIAEVLNMSIDEAVEFFKAVPKIASKLTTLQDVGLGYITLGQNAVTLSGGEAQRVKLAKELSRSDTGNTLYILDEPTTGLHFADVDRLVKVLNHLVDLGNSVFVIEHNMDVIKNCDYIVDMGPEGGAKGGKVIACGNVKEVAKNYKKTGSYTGEFLAQELEEMKKK; encoded by the coding sequence ATGAACGATATTATTGAAATAACTGGTGCAAGAGAACATAACTTAAAAAATATAAATCTTAAAATTCCTAAAAACAAATTAGTAGTTTTTACCGGTCTTAGTGGAAGCGGCAAGAGCACGCTAGCCTTTGATACGCTTTATGCCGAGGGACAAAGAAGATATATGGAGAGCCTTAGCAGCTATGCTAGGCAGTTTTTAGACCGTGTGGGTAAGCCTGATGTTGATAAGATAGAGGGTTTAACGCCTGCTATTGCGATCGATCAAAAGACGACCTCTAAAAACCCTCGCTCAACGGTTGGCACGATCACTGAAATTTATGATTACCTAAGGCTTTTATATGCAAGAGTGGGCGTGCAGCACTGCCATAAATGCGGCAAACCTATCTCAAAAATGAGTGCGAGCGACATCATAAATGAAATTTCAAAGCTCCCACTTGGCGCAAAAGTGATCATCTATGCACCGCTAGTGCGTGAAAAAAAGGGCACATGGGCAGACTTGATCGAAAATTTACGCCAAAAAGGCTTTGTAAGAGCGCAGATAGACGGCGTGGTGGTGAGGCTTGATGAAGAGATCGAGCTTGCAAAAACGAAAAAACACACGATAAAGGTCATCGTTGATAGGATCGCTATCGATGAGCAAAATCACGAACGCCTTGCAAGCGACGTTGAAAAGGCGCTAAATGAGAGTTTTGGCGAGGTCGAGATAGAGATCGCAAATGCTGACGAGCTTGGTTTAAAAGAGAGCTTTATACATTACAGCGAGCACATGGCTTGTTTTGACTGCAAAATTTCATTTACGCCACTTGAGCCGCTAAGCTTTAGCTTTAACTCACCAAAGGGCGCTTGCGAGCACTGCGACGGACTTGGTATAAGATATAGCCTAGATATGAGCAAGATCATCGACGAGGAAAAGTCGATAGAAAATGGCGCGATCAAGCTACTTTACGGCTACAATATGAGCTATTACTATAAATTTTTACTTGCTTTTTGTGAGCAAAATGGTATCGACATCAAAAAGCCTTATTATGAGCTTAGTGAAGATGAAAAAAGGCTAGTTTTATATGGAAATGTGAAGGATGTTGAGTTCTTTTGGAAACGAAATAAACTGCTTAGAAAATTTGACGGAGTGGTTAAAATTTCACACGGGCTTTTGAAAGACTACAAGGACTTTGACGAGTATATGAGCGAGAAAATTTGCGACGCTTGTAATGGCCACAGACTAAAGCCTCAAAGTCTAGCGGTTAAGGTCGCTGGTCTTGGGCTTGGCGAAATTTTAGATATGAGCATAGAAAACTGCACCGCTTTTTTCTCGAATGAGAAAAATTTCGCATATCTCAGCGACTATGACAAGGCGATCGCAAAGCCTATTTTAAAAGAGATCAACGAAAGGCTTTTCTTTTTGTATGACGTGGGGCTTGGCTACTTGTCACTTGGGCGTGATGCTAGGACGATCAGTGGTGGCGAGGCGCAACGTATAAGGATCGCAAGCCAGATCGGAAGTGGGCTAAGTGGCGTCATGTACGTGCTTGATGAGCCAAGCATTGGTCTGCACGAGCGAGATACACTAAAACTTATAAAGACGCTTAGAAATTTGCAAGCCAAAGGCAACTCTGTAATCGTCGTCGAGCATGATAAAAAGACGATAGAGGAGGCTGACTATATCGTAGATATCGGCCCTGGAGCTGGTAAATTTGGTGGTAATGTGGTCTTTGCAGGCACGGCAAAAGAGCTTTTAAGCTCAGACACACAGACTGCCTTATATATAAATGGAAAGAAAAAGATCGACTATCAAAAAAACAGAAAAGCTGAAAAATGGCTCGAAATTTCAAATGTAAATATCAACAACATCTCAAATTTAACCGCGAAATTTCCGCTTAGAAACCTTGTGGGTATCACTGGCGTTTCAGGATCTGGCAAGAGCTCACTAGTGCTTCAGACCCTGCTTCCAGAGGCGCAGGAGCAGCTAAATAGAGCCAAAAAAGTAAAAAAGATAGCTGGGGTAAATTTAAGCGGACTTGAAAATTTAGACAAGGTGATCTATCTTGATCAAAGCCCAATCGGCCGCACCCCACGCTCAAATCCAGCGACATATACTGGCGTGATGGATGAGATAAGAAATTTGTTTGCGCAGACCAAAGAAGCTAAACTTAGAGGCTATAAAATAGGGCGTTTTAGCTTTAATGTCAAAGGTGGGCGCTGCGAGAAGTGCCAAGGCGAGGGTGAGATCACGATCGAGATGCACTTTTTGCCTGATATCAACGTGGTTTGTGACGTTTGTAATGGTGCTAGATATAACGCTCAAACCTTGGAAATTTTATACAAAGGCAAAAACATCGCCGAGGTGCTAAATATGAGCATAGATGAGGCGGTTGAGTTCTTTAAAGCTGTGCCAAAGATCGCTTCAAAGCTCACCACACTGCAAGACGTGGGGCTTGGCTACATCACTCTTGGACAAAATGCAGTCACACTTAGTGGCGGCGAGGCGCAGCGCGTGAAGCTAGCAAAAGAGCTTAGTAGAAGTGACACCGGAAATACGCTTTACATCCTTGATGAACCAACGACGGGGCTTCATTTTGCCGATGTTGATAGGCTTGTAAAAGTACTAAATCACCTAGTTGATCTTGGAAATTCTGTCTTTGTAATCGAGCATAACATGGATGTCATCAAAAACTGCGACTATATCGTAGATATGGGACCAGAGGGCGGCGCAAAAGGTGGAAAAGTGATAGCGTGCGGAAATGTCAAAGAGGTAGCCAAAAACTATAAAAAAACTGGCAGCTACACGGGGGAATTTCTAGCGCAAGAGCTTGAGGAGATGAAGAAAAAATAA
- the ndk gene encoding nucleoside-diphosphate kinase, protein MQRTLSIIKPDAVKKNVVGKIIDRFESNGLRIAAAKKIKLSKCDAKAFYAVHKDRPFFNDLVDFMVSGPVVVIVLEGENAVAKNRELMGATNPKEAAPGTIRADFADSIDANAVHGSDSLENAVNEINFFFASREIC, encoded by the coding sequence ATGCAAAGAACACTTTCTATTATTAAGCCTGATGCTGTTAAGAAAAATGTTGTTGGAAAAATTATAGATAGATTTGAAAGTAACGGCCTAAGGATCGCAGCTGCAAAGAAAATCAAGCTTAGCAAATGCGATGCAAAAGCGTTTTACGCAGTTCACAAAGATAGACCTTTTTTCAATGATTTAGTTGATTTTATGGTAAGCGGACCAGTTGTAGTTATAGTTTTAGAGGGTGAAAATGCAGTTGCTAAAAACCGCGAGCTAATGGGTGCAACTAACCCAAAAGAAGCAGCTCCTGGCACTATAAGAGCTGATTTTGCTGATAGTATTGATGCAAATGCAGTTCACGGAAGTGACAGCCTAGAAAATGCTGTGAATGAGATAAATTTCTTCTTTGCTTCAAGAGAAATTTGCTAA
- a CDS encoding YceD family protein — MIISFSKIANKDISFELVGNDNLVFIGILKRKDPFLVKCQGKIKGNINYVCDRCGESFILPIDQDVELNLSDGIYKDSENELSDTMEFFDGNIDLKEVLESELEAFKSDYFYCEKCKNL; from the coding sequence TTGATTATATCTTTTTCTAAAATAGCAAACAAAGATATAAGCTTTGAGCTAGTAGGAAATGATAATTTAGTTTTTATTGGAATTTTAAAAAGAAAAGACCCTTTTTTGGTAAAATGTCAAGGTAAGATAAAAGGGAATATAAATTATGTTTGCGATCGATGTGGTGAGTCATTTATATTACCTATCGATCAAGATGTAGAGCTAAATTTAAGTGACGGTATTTATAAAGATAGCGAAAATGAGCTTAGCGATACGATGGAATTTTTTGATGGTAATATTGATTTAAAAGAAGTCCTTGAGAGTGAGTTAGAAGCTTTTAAAAGCGATTATTTCTATTGTGAAAAATGTAAAAATTTATAA